The following proteins are encoded in a genomic region of Leptospira fainei serovar Hurstbridge str. BUT 6:
- a CDS encoding helix-turn-helix domain-containing protein, whose amino-acid sequence MNDVLKFHTINEYNILNGQKTRHPLVNVIHLSKAKPRKHRRMYFGFYTIFLKQVKCGDLRYGRHTYDYQEGTLAFLAPGQVLGENNNEYYEPQGYALVFHQDLIHGTSLGRHIRDYTFFSYDVHEALHLSEEELQIVIDCFSKIEFELKHSVDKHSDRLIVTNIELFLNYCMRFYERQFVTRDEAHKGILEKFENLLNEYFQSDKPRTIGLPSVGYFAEALDLSANYFGDLIKKETGNSAKDHIQSKLIDIAKEKIFEPDKSVNDIAYELGFKYPQHFIRFFKQRIGYTPNKYRAL is encoded by the coding sequence ATGAACGATGTTCTGAAATTTCATACTATCAACGAGTATAACATTTTGAACGGGCAAAAAACCAGGCACCCGCTTGTTAACGTAATTCACTTATCAAAAGCCAAGCCCAGGAAACATCGTCGTATGTACTTCGGTTTTTATACTATTTTTTTAAAGCAGGTAAAATGTGGCGACCTCCGGTATGGACGCCATACTTACGATTATCAGGAAGGAACATTGGCATTCCTTGCTCCCGGTCAGGTGCTCGGTGAGAATAATAATGAATATTATGAACCGCAGGGATATGCGTTAGTATTTCATCAAGACCTGATTCACGGTACGTCTTTAGGGCGACACATTCGTGATTACACATTTTTTTCCTACGACGTACACGAGGCTCTTCATCTATCCGAAGAAGAACTCCAAATCGTTATTGACTGCTTCTCCAAAATCGAATTTGAACTGAAGCATTCAGTCGATAAACATAGTGATAGGCTGATAGTAACGAATATAGAGCTGTTCCTGAATTATTGCATGCGCTTTTACGAGCGGCAATTCGTTACCCGCGACGAGGCGCATAAGGGAATTTTAGAGAAGTTCGAAAATCTGCTGAACGAATATTTCCAGTCCGATAAACCTCGGACTATCGGATTGCCTTCCGTAGGCTATTTTGCGGAAGCGTTAGATCTTTCCGCCAACTACTTTGGGGATTTGATCAAAAAAGAAACCGGCAATTCCGCGAAAGATCACATACAATCGAAATTGATAGACATAGCCAAAGAGAAAATCTTTGAACCGGATAAATCGGTCAATGATATCGCCTATGAATTGGGATTCAAATATCCGCAACATTTCATCCGATTTTTCAAACAAAGAATCGGGTATACGCCGAACAAATACCGAGCCCTTTAA
- a CDS encoding class II aldolase/adducin family protein, translated as MKIDKAKKLVRDTGIRLLKAGLIARSWGNISQRIDEDHFVITPTGRTYEDLKPDEIVQVNRHDLTHTGRIKPSYEKGLHAAAYKLRSDIGAVIHTHQLQASVVAAAHREIPVLDNEMKKVIGGPIYCTSYSLPGTKKLIRMAIEALDRSGSKAVLLANHGTLCIGQDMEDAFNVALVLERICKTFIEREFLKVSGKRNASRESIRDWYVQNFGVEVKA; from the coding sequence ATGAAAATCGATAAGGCAAAAAAACTTGTTCGCGACACCGGAATACGATTACTAAAAGCCGGTCTGATTGCGAGAAGCTGGGGAAATATCAGTCAGAGAATCGACGAAGATCATTTCGTAATCACTCCGACTGGGAGAACCTACGAAGATTTGAAACCGGACGAAATCGTTCAGGTAAATAGACACGACCTGACACACACAGGTCGAATCAAACCATCTTACGAAAAGGGTTTGCATGCAGCGGCTTACAAACTCCGATCGGATATCGGCGCGGTTATTCATACGCACCAATTGCAAGCCTCTGTCGTTGCGGCCGCTCATCGGGAAATCCCCGTCCTGGATAACGAGATGAAGAAAGTAATCGGAGGACCAATTTACTGCACATCTTATTCCTTACCGGGAACCAAAAAGTTAATCCGAATGGCAATCGAAGCATTGGATCGTTCCGGCAGCAAAGCGGTGCTCCTTGCAAATCATGGGACGCTCTGTATCGGTCAGGACATGGAAGATGCGTTTAACGTGGCTCTAGTTTTAGAGCGGATTTGTAAGACGTTCATCGAGCGGGAGTTTTTAAAGGTCTCCGGAAAAAGAAACGCTAGTCGTGAATCGATCCGCGACTGGTACGTGCAAAACTTCGGAGTCGAGGTTAAAGCATGA
- a CDS encoding class II aldolase/adducin family protein — MKFPESPLELQTVLPQFVKEGILSKGGCASVKIGRSIWITPKKVDLIALGKKSKNGLFEIPLVDAQVFPNDVPEEAAAHIALYLARPEFNVIIHSMQENILTCSIAGETVRPFLDDMAQIVGPNAKVHSLGFEKKAIKELINAIKRRNAVLLKGNGALCAHGTVDDVHAVCQVLEKTCKAYVDSRILGGGKPVPWLEAEVIRFVYQRKYSKQAEKNR, encoded by the coding sequence ATGAAATTTCCGGAAAGTCCGTTAGAATTGCAAACCGTTTTACCTCAGTTCGTTAAGGAAGGTATCTTATCAAAGGGGGGTTGTGCGAGCGTAAAAATCGGGCGAAGCATTTGGATCACGCCCAAGAAAGTGGATCTTATCGCTTTAGGGAAAAAAAGTAAAAACGGACTCTTCGAAATTCCTTTAGTCGACGCACAGGTTTTTCCTAACGACGTCCCGGAGGAAGCGGCCGCTCATATCGCTCTCTACTTAGCAAGACCCGAATTTAACGTGATTATCCATTCAATGCAAGAAAATATCCTTACTTGCTCTATCGCCGGTGAAACGGTTCGACCGTTTTTAGACGACATGGCCCAGATCGTAGGACCTAACGCGAAAGTGCATTCGCTCGGATTCGAAAAGAAGGCAATAAAGGAATTAATCAACGCGATTAAAAGAAGAAATGCGGTTCTCCTTAAGGGCAACGGAGCTCTTTGCGCTCACGGAACGGTCGATGACGTACATGCGGTTTGCCAAGTCTTGGAAAAAACCTGTAAAGCGTACGTCGACTCCAGAATACTAGGAGGCGGAAAGCCTGTGCCTTGGTTGGAGGCCGAAGTGATCCGATTCGTTTATCAAAGAAAATATTCCAAACAAGCCGAAAAGAATCGTTAA